One genomic window of Vibrio rhizosphaerae includes the following:
- a CDS encoding branched-chain amino acid transaminase, with translation MATNTADFIWFNGEMMPWANAQVHVLTHAMHYGTSVFEGVRCYDTPKGPIVFRHQEHAQRLVNSAKIYRFPIPYSVEEIMAATRETLRANKLTSAYIRPLAFVGNVGLGVCPPNGTELDLIIAAFPWGAYLGEEALENGVDAMISSWNRAAPNTIPTGAKAGGNYLSSLLVGGEARRHGYDEGIALSVDGYLSEGAGENIFVVKDGELLTPPTTSSILPGITRDTIMILAKDLGYTVREANIARESLYLADEIFMTGTAAEIVPVRSVDRISVGSGKRGPITKVIQDAFFGLFNGTTEDKWGWLDYVNPQDKA, from the coding sequence ATGGCTACTAATACTGCGGATTTTATATGGTTCAACGGGGAAATGATGCCGTGGGCAAATGCTCAGGTACATGTTCTGACACACGCAATGCACTATGGAACATCGGTATTCGAAGGCGTGCGTTGTTATGACACCCCCAAAGGCCCGATTGTGTTTCGCCATCAGGAACACGCACAACGTTTAGTCAACTCAGCCAAAATCTATCGCTTCCCGATTCCTTATTCTGTTGAAGAGATTATGGCAGCAACCCGGGAAACCTTACGCGCAAATAAACTGACGTCCGCTTATATCCGCCCGTTAGCTTTTGTCGGTAACGTTGGTCTGGGTGTTTGCCCGCCAAACGGTACTGAACTGGATTTGATTATCGCGGCTTTCCCATGGGGTGCCTATCTCGGCGAAGAAGCATTGGAAAATGGTGTCGATGCAATGATCTCCAGTTGGAACCGCGCTGCTCCGAATACCATTCCGACCGGTGCAAAAGCGGGGGGTAACTACCTGTCTTCGCTACTGGTTGGTGGTGAAGCCCGTCGTCACGGTTATGACGAAGGGATTGCCCTGAGTGTTGACGGCTATCTGTCTGAAGGTGCCGGAGAAAACATTTTTGTCGTCAAAGATGGTGAGCTGCTGACACCACCAACCACCAGTTCAATTCTACCGGGGATTACCCGCGATACGATTATGATTCTGGCCAAAGACCTCGGCTATACCGTACGCGAAGCCAATATTGCCCGTGAATCACTCTATCTGGCAGACGAAATTTTTATGACCGGCACCGCAGCGGAAATCGTCCCGGTTCGCAGTGTAGATCGCATCAGCGTCGGTTCAGGCAAGCGCGGCCCAATCACCAAAGTGATTCAGGATGCCTTTTTCGGCCTGTTTAACGGAACCACTGAAGATAAATGGGGTTGGTTAGATTACGTCAATCCTCAAGATAAAGCCTAA